In the Hyphomicrobiales bacterium genome, one interval contains:
- a CDS encoding hypothetical protein (Evidence 5 : Unknown function), whose product MLRLRFRLFEARTRQHGLKLGQRSHWQNDHDVGLSSSFESECGIAARIRAHHKGGGLNNRNLDSMFLRHKLNLPELPYRSSATPAELWPQNMSRGQQRGAGDRIGKKQTEWTMRSGPVSARRRALCRQSPTWSF is encoded by the coding sequence TTGCTTCGGCTGCGTTTTCGCCTGTTCGAGGCTCGCACGCGCCAGCATGGCCTCAAGCTCGGCCAGCGCAGTCATTGGCAGAACGATCACGATGTCGGACTCAGCAGCAGTTTCGAATCGGAGTGCGGCATCGCCGCGCGCATCCGGGCTCACCACAAGGGTGGTGGGCTTAATAACCGGAACCTCGACAGCATGTTTCTCCGCCATAAGCTAAACTTACCAGAGCTGCCCTATCGCTCAAGCGCTACGCCTGCAGAGCTGTGGCCGCAAAATATGAGCCGCGGCCAGCAGCGGGGTGCTGGCGATCGTATCGGCAAGAAGCAAACGGAATGGACCATGCGCTCAGGGCCAGTGTCGGCGAGACGGAGGGCTTTGTGCAGGCAATCGCCGACGTGGTCGTTCTGA
- the leuB gene encoding 3-isopropylmalate/3-methylmalate dehydrogenase, protein MTSNSFHLAMMPGEGIGIEVMEAAEAVLGAVEKRFDLSFRQEHIPGGAHHYKDTGAILPKDGLKRAGQADAILFGAMGWPDIRFPDGTEIAPQLDIRMEFGLYAGVRPIRAIPGTPPVLAHESWKDIDLVIVRESTEGMFASRGKGEIIDDKEARDTQVITRKVTEQLTEFCCGLARRRRETRGTPGRVTLVDKANVFRSFAFMRKVFYETAAKHPDIDARHHYIDAMALDLVRRPWDFDVLPTENLFGDILSDLGAGLIGGMGFAPSADIGEVNGMFQPSHGTAPDIAGKGIANPTAMILSAAMMLDWLGERHDSTAARDAARAIELSVDHAFGKLNLRSYDIGGRHGTREIGATVAELISTGKADPQ, encoded by the coding sequence ATGACGTCAAACTCCTTCCATCTCGCGATGATGCCTGGCGAAGGCATCGGCATCGAAGTCATGGAGGCGGCGGAGGCCGTGCTCGGCGCGGTCGAAAAGCGCTTCGATCTCTCCTTCCGGCAGGAGCATATTCCGGGCGGCGCGCATCACTACAAGGACACCGGCGCGATATTGCCCAAGGACGGCCTGAAGCGTGCCGGCCAAGCCGACGCCATCCTGTTCGGCGCCATGGGCTGGCCGGACATCCGCTTTCCCGACGGAACCGAGATCGCGCCACAGCTCGATATCCGGATGGAGTTCGGCCTCTATGCCGGCGTGCGCCCCATCCGCGCCATTCCGGGTACCCCGCCAGTTCTCGCTCATGAGAGCTGGAAGGATATCGACCTCGTGATCGTGCGCGAGTCCACCGAGGGCATGTTCGCCTCTCGTGGCAAAGGCGAGATCATCGACGACAAGGAAGCGCGCGATACCCAGGTGATCACCCGCAAGGTGACCGAGCAACTGACCGAATTCTGCTGCGGGCTGGCTCGCCGGCGGCGCGAGACGCGGGGCACCCCAGGGCGCGTGACGCTCGTCGACAAGGCGAATGTGTTCCGCTCCTTCGCCTTCATGCGAAAGGTCTTTTACGAGACTGCGGCAAAGCACCCAGATATTGATGCGCGCCATCACTACATCGATGCGATGGCGCTCGACCTCGTCCGTCGGCCTTGGGACTTCGACGTTCTGCCGACGGAGAACCTGTTCGGCGATATCCTGTCGGATCTGGGAGCAGGACTGATCGGTGGCATGGGCTTCGCGCCCTCTGCAGATATTGGCGAGGTCAACGGCATGTTCCAGCCAAGCCATGGTACTGCCCCGGACATCGCCGGCAAGGGCATTGCCAATCCGACGGCTATGATCCTCTCCGCCGCAATGATGCTGGACTGGCTCGGCGAGCGCCACGACAGCACGGCAGCGCGGGACGCGGCACGTGCCATCGAGCTCAGCGTAGACCATGCCTTCGGCAAGTTGAACCTTCGCAGCTATGACATTGGCGGCCGTCACGGCACACGCGAGATCGGTGCGACCGTCGCCGAGTTGATCAGCACCGGAAAAGCCGACCCGCAATGA
- a CDS encoding hypothetical protein (Evidence 5 : Unknown function), producing MSSVGVADCDAEKRNSAAALFDDAGRPYPDLAVPLTRERTTSIAVEAALASRALSRHFSQIEAISVDYCFGCVFACSRLARASMASSSASAVIGRTITMSDSAAVSNRSAASPRASGLTTRVVGLITGTSTACFSAIS from the coding sequence GTGAGTTCGGTCGGCGTCGCAGATTGCGACGCCGAGAAGCGCAACTCAGCGGCCGCGCTCTTCGATGATGCTGGGCGCCCTTACCCGGATCTTGCCGTGCCGCTGACGCGCGAACGGACTACGAGCATCGCTGTCGAGGCTGCTTTGGCCTCTCGGGCGTTGTCGCGCCACTTCTCGCAAATCGAGGCCATATCGGTCGATTATTGCTTCGGCTGCGTTTTCGCCTGTTCGAGGCTCGCACGCGCCAGCATGGCCTCAAGCTCGGCCAGCGCAGTCATTGGCAGAACGATCACGATGTCGGACTCAGCAGCAGTTTCGAATCGGAGTGCGGCATCGCCGCGCGCATCCGGGCTCACCACAAGGGTGGTGGGCTTAATAACCGGAACCTCGACAGCATGTTTCTCCGCCATAAGCTAA
- a CDS encoding Antitoxin encodes MKAFTFSDLSRRSGDVLDTALVEPVSLQKRGKTKIVMLSAEHYEQLQNRARINAPRAFSLRTAPDEDIENLTAGFQQILDDAERG; translated from the coding sequence ATGAAAGCGTTCACGTTTTCCGACCTGAGCCGGCGGTCTGGCGACGTACTGGATACAGCACTGGTCGAACCGGTTTCGCTTCAAAAAAGAGGTAAGACCAAGATCGTGATGCTGTCAGCTGAGCATTACGAGCAGCTGCAAAATCGAGCCCGGATCAATGCGCCACGGGCGTTTAGCCTTCGGACGGCTCCGGATGAGGATATCGAGAACCTGACGGCTGGATTCCAGCAAATCCTCGATGACGCAGAGCGCGGGTAA
- a CDS encoding hypothetical protein (Evidence 5 : Unknown function), with product MDEPAKRHLRSNSPGLARRRRSERNPTPASLSGRRNSGAILAAVRQVAGVVPKNAAHSFMGFGCVDSTDAVACAADRATFFATGRLGPDQNATILLPVPITIGGKARPHKPVSHAGLVHARGARSEEL from the coding sequence GTGGATGAACCGGCCAAACGCCATCTTCGGTCAAACTCCCCTGGACTTGCTCGCCGCCGGCGATCTGAACGCAATCCTACGCCTGCAAGCCTATCTGGCCGCCGAAATTCAGGCGCCATTCTAGCTGCTGTACGGCAAGTGGCAGGAGTGGTGCCGAAAAACGCTGCTCATAGTTTCATGGGATTTGGATGCGTCGATAGCACTGACGCGGTGGCCTGCGCCGCCGACCGTGCCACCTTCTTCGCCACTGGCCGGCTGGGACCCGATCAGAATGCCACGATCCTGCTGCCCGTCCCGATAACCATCGGCGGGAAAGCGCGCCCGCACAAGCCTGTCAGCCACGCTGGCCTGGTTCACGCCCGTGGCGCCCGGTCGGAGGAGCTATAG
- a CDS encoding hypothetical protein (Evidence 5 : Unknown function), protein MVSPDARGDAALRFETAAESDIVIVLPMTALAELEAMLARASLEQAKTQPKQ, encoded by the coding sequence GTGGTGAGCCCGGATGCGCGCGGCGATGCCGCACTCCGATTCGAAACTGCTGCTGAGTCCGACATCGTGATCGTTCTGCCAATGACTGCGCTGGCCGAGCTTGAGGCCATGCTGGCGCGTGCGAGCCTCGAACAGGCGAAAACGCAGCCGAAGCAATAA
- a CDS encoding conserved hypothetical protein (Evidence 4 : Unknown function but conserved in other organisms), with product MTPEEIAALNRAIVQLLDRWKVDDEMGARILALDPQAYEAWKRAEPAGFNDDLKLRFVLLLHIHVQLRTLFTDPRRGYRWMNRPNAIFGQTPLDLLAAGDLNAILRLQAYLAAEIQAPF from the coding sequence ATGACGCCCGAGGAGATCGCGGCGCTCAACCGCGCGATCGTCCAGCTCCTTGATCGCTGGAAGGTCGACGACGAAATGGGCGCTCGCATCCTGGCCCTCGACCCGCAGGCCTATGAAGCCTGGAAGCGCGCCGAACCCGCTGGGTTCAACGACGACCTCAAGCTGCGGTTTGTGCTTTTGCTCCACATTCACGTCCAGCTGCGCACGCTCTTCACCGACCCGAGACGCGGCTACAGGTGGATGAACCGGCCAAACGCCATCTTCGGTCAAACTCCCCTGGACTTGCTCGCCGCCGGCGATCTGAACGCAATCCTACGCCTGCAAGCCTATCTGGCCGCCGAAATTCAGGCGCCATTCTAG
- a CDS encoding hypothetical protein (Evidence 5 : Unknown function) — protein sequence MDHALRASVGETEGFVQAIADVVVLTKEERSPVLEALCDAPLIPGRLGLYGLEEYLWRQKLAREERQQQDRSRATSCEGHRSGASGPRFPVT from the coding sequence ATGGACCATGCGCTCAGGGCCAGTGTCGGCGAGACGGAGGGCTTTGTGCAGGCAATCGCCGACGTGGTCGTTCTGACGAAGGAGGAGAGGAGCCCGGTCCTGGAGGCTCTGTGCGACGCGCCGCTGATCCCGGGCCGCCTAGGGCTTTATGGTCTCGAAGAGTACCTGTGGCGCCAGAAGCTCGCCCGCGAGGAACGCCAGCAGCAGGATCGTAGTCGAGCTACCAGCTGCGAGGGCCATCGGTCAGGTGCCTCGGGGCCCCGCTTCCCGGTGACGTAG
- a CDS encoding hypothetical protein (Evidence 5 : Unknown function), with protein MAPGRRSYRTCRLKIIVPDGLGALGVATHGWQPDENQTNRGTIVSRCWEGTNAPAVTPDMTIPIIVQREPDQGNPIDEAVVFALATTLAMPGEIEIYDEVFARVQPPIRAAANAR; from the coding sequence GTGGCGCCCGGTCGGAGGAGCTATAGGACATGTCGCCTGAAGATAATCGTGCCCGACGGACTCGGCGCGCTCGGGGTGGCGACACACGGCTGGCAGCCGGATGAAAATCAGACCAATCGGGGAACCATCGTTTCCCGATGCTGGGAAGGCACCAACGCTCCTGCCGTGACCCCAGATATGACGATCCCGATCATTGTCCAGCGCGAGCCAGATCAGGGCAATCCTATCGATGAGGCGGTCGTTTTTGCACTCGCGACCACTCTAGCGATGCCAGGAGAGATCGAGATTTACGACGAAGTCTTTGCGCGCGTACAGCCGCCGATCAGGGCAGCTGCCAACGCAAGATAA
- a CDS encoding Cell division protein FtsH yields MSITVPMLDDLPVKDDDGPDRIRPTLFLPTRMLADAIPRAMARDLKRKRSLVAIIEVPSEDWLEIIRPIALGWFRPAEFITRKEKLAQGKSHDQNHLLRSSVEAGHSLVALVTDIETQLSPEILASADYRIRVPFPTNTQLVATLRALYGNARVGKLPPNLGSRIHASAMFAAMRPNENAGRAVGRLKMLDKGIRGGTPPLANLGGPSLSELTGYGAAKDWGLTLAKDLQAYRRGDVAWAELSTAALLHGAPGTGKTLFASALARTCGVPIVTTSLGQLFAGTDGYLNSVIKSLDQVFRSARNQAPSVLFIDEIDAIPNRATLDARHRDYWTSLVTHLLKLLDDARDGVIVVAATNMVGHLDAALTRSGRLELHFEIKPPDVHELVGVFRHHLAGRLPEPELVSLAQIAQGSTGADVAFRSKAAISEARRADRPLTFQDVASQFLKDDVEGDELHRIAIHEAGHVVAAFALGRRVDHASTISMGTRGGGILTDGVGAIGTRQRLEDQIVIMLAGRAAEILMLGDGSSGCHVDLALATTYACGIHGSFGLGASLLHRAPAHDTARSLSDPQFRDLIEAELRQLDERCVKLLSDHMPQLEAIAGALERKRALTGEELGRLFV; encoded by the coding sequence ATGAGCATCACCGTTCCCATGCTCGACGATCTACCTGTCAAGGACGATGACGGTCCGGATCGCATCCGCCCGACCCTGTTTCTGCCTACGCGAATGCTCGCCGACGCCATTCCGCGCGCGATGGCCCGTGATCTGAAGCGCAAGCGCAGCCTCGTCGCCATCATCGAAGTACCGTCGGAGGACTGGCTGGAGATCATCCGCCCGATCGCGCTGGGCTGGTTCCGCCCGGCAGAATTCATCACCCGGAAGGAGAAGCTCGCCCAGGGCAAGTCGCACGACCAAAACCATCTGCTGCGGTCCTCCGTCGAGGCCGGCCACTCCCTGGTTGCCCTCGTGACCGATATCGAGACGCAGCTCTCGCCCGAGATCCTGGCATCGGCGGACTATCGGATTCGCGTCCCATTCCCGACGAACACACAGCTCGTAGCCACCCTTCGCGCCCTCTACGGCAATGCGCGGGTCGGCAAGCTCCCTCCGAATTTGGGCTCCCGAATCCACGCCAGCGCAATGTTCGCGGCAATGCGGCCTAACGAAAATGCCGGTCGAGCAGTCGGCCGCTTGAAAATGCTCGATAAGGGGATCCGCGGCGGCACCCCCCCGCTCGCCAATCTCGGCGGCCCGTCTCTTTCAGAGCTCACCGGCTACGGAGCGGCCAAGGACTGGGGCTTGACCCTCGCCAAGGATCTCCAGGCCTATCGCCGCGGCGACGTCGCCTGGGCCGAGCTCAGCACAGCCGCGCTCCTTCATGGCGCGCCCGGAACCGGTAAGACGCTGTTCGCCTCTGCACTCGCACGAACATGCGGCGTGCCGATCGTCACCACATCACTCGGACAGCTCTTCGCCGGCACCGATGGCTACCTCAACAGCGTGATCAAGAGCCTGGACCAGGTGTTCAGGAGCGCGCGGAACCAGGCTCCCAGCGTTCTCTTCATCGACGAAATCGACGCCATACCCAATCGAGCCACCCTGGACGCCCGCCACAGGGATTATTGGACGAGCTTGGTCACGCACTTGCTGAAGCTGCTCGACGACGCCCGCGATGGCGTCATCGTCGTTGCCGCGACCAATATGGTTGGTCATCTCGATGCCGCTTTGACCCGGTCAGGGCGCCTCGAACTGCACTTCGAGATCAAACCGCCCGACGTCCATGAACTCGTCGGCGTGTTCCGTCACCACCTGGCTGGACGCCTCCCCGAGCCAGAGCTCGTCTCCCTCGCTCAGATCGCCCAAGGCTCGACCGGCGCGGACGTCGCTTTCCGCTCGAAGGCCGCGATCTCCGAGGCACGCCGCGCCGACCGCCCCCTCACCTTCCAGGACGTCGCATCCCAATTCCTGAAGGACGACGTCGAGGGAGACGAACTCCACCGGATCGCAATCCATGAGGCCGGACACGTGGTTGCCGCTTTCGCACTCGGGCGCCGGGTCGATCACGCCTCAACGATCTCGATGGGCACTAGGGGCGGCGGGATCCTGACGGATGGTGTCGGCGCCATCGGCACCCGACAGCGCCTCGAGGATCAGATCGTGATCATGCTCGCCGGCAGGGCCGCCGAGATCCTGATGCTTGGCGACGGCTCCTCAGGTTGCCACGTCGATCTCGCGCTCGCGACCACCTACGCCTGCGGCATCCATGGATCGTTCGGTCTGGGAGCAAGCCTGCTTCACCGCGCCCCCGCCCACGATACCGCGCGATCCCTCAGTGATCCGCAGTTCCGCGACCTCATCGAAGCCGAGCTGCGCCAGCTCGACGAGCGCTGCGTCAAACTCCTGTCCGACCACATGCCCCAGCTCGAAGCCATCGCCGGCGCATTGGAACGCAAGCGAGCACTGACGGGCGAAGAGCTCGGAAGGCTGTTTGTATGA
- a CDS encoding conserved hypothetical protein (Evidence 4 : Unknown function but conserved in other organisms) codes for MERGEVYRFNYLWSHEAEKNRVSGSKIRRVCLAMKVNEWLYLFPITSLEPQPQDDGEERMYLEIPPIERQRVGLNQDHPSYLILDDYNRVREDELYDFESTTPEGQFSVLFLQEIARRFQVAIQEKRPMQGLIRR; via the coding sequence ATGGAGCGCGGCGAGGTTTATCGCTTCAATTATCTGTGGAGTCATGAAGCCGAAAAGAACCGCGTCAGTGGCAGCAAGATCCGCCGCGTCTGTTTGGCGATGAAGGTCAACGAGTGGCTGTACCTGTTCCCGATCACGAGCTTGGAGCCTCAGCCCCAGGATGATGGGGAGGAGCGAATGTATCTTGAGATCCCGCCGATCGAGCGGCAGCGCGTTGGCTTGAACCAGGATCATCCGAGCTACCTGATCCTCGATGACTATAATCGAGTGCGCGAGGACGAGCTCTATGATTTCGAAAGCACGACACCAGAGGGGCAGTTCAGCGTGCTTTTCCTTCAGGAAATCGCACGCCGATTCCAGGTTGCGATCCAGGAAAAGCGCCCGATGCAAGGGCTCATCCGCAGGTAG